One Onychomys torridus chromosome 17, mOncTor1.1, whole genome shotgun sequence genomic window carries:
- the Haus8 gene encoding HAUS augmin-like complex subunit 8 isoform X2, translated as MAESTEGSAGKSAVTGAQKTKGRRVQGGRVIESRYLDYEKKTKKVSISAAGKPPEGRKTSALPRSKDSRVMGRGNLQSTMLEGHGTAPLDLDLSAINDKSMFREPPQLDRTASEKSESTSFTTPQRKRTLHKKRRDLQQTMDMMESQTLLLTLLSVKVEENLALLEEKAEKDLAAMCREKERLQGRVLELRRQLLLRQKHQELAASLDAQMEVLGPFQALAEHFKEQYKTLATALDTTRHELPMQAIHMQGSGQELLDDLQPALRTTLQLLSELGICSQDSTAQVPEDASAQVLCLLEELRDLTTKKDLELHRIMCQVLELSSQASKEAALVNQEVWEEAQGTPTCSQWYFSPDALRDHSPCPGQD; from the exons ATGGCGGAGTCCACGGAGGGGAGCGCGGG GAAGTCCGCAGTCACTGGTGCCCAGAAGACAAAGGGAAGGAGAGTACAAG GAGGAAGAGTGATTGAGTCCAGATACCTGGATTATGAGAAGAAAACGAAGAAG GTTTCTATATCAGCTGCTGGGAAGCCACCTGAGGGAAGGAAGACCAGCGCGTTGCCAAGGAGCAAAG ACAGCCGGGtgatgggaagaggaaacctgCAGTCCACCATGCTGGAAGGGCATGGCACAGCTCCACTCGATCTAGACCTTTCAGCCATCAATG ACAAAAGCATGTTCAGAGAGCCTCCCCAGCTAGACAGGACAGCATCAGAGAAATCCGAGTCGACATCCTTCACCACCCCTCAGAGAAAGAGAACCCTTCACAAGAAGAGACGG GATCTGCAGCAGACCATGGACATGATGGAGTCACAGACACTGCTGCTGACCCTGCTGTCTGTGAAG GTAGAAGAGAACCTGGCTCTGCTGGAGGAGAAGGCTGAGAAGGACTTGGCAGCCATGTGCCGAGAGAAGGAGAGGCTACAGGGGCGGGTGCTGGAGCTGCGGCGCCAGCTGCTGCTCCGGCAGAAGCACCaggagctggctgccagcctggaTGCCCAG ATGGAAGTGCTGGGCCCTTTCCAAGCCCTAGCAGAGCACTTCAAGGAGCAATACAAGACATTGGCCACAGCCTTGGACACCACTCGACATGAGCTGCCCATGCAGGCCATCCACATGCAGGGAAGTGGACAGGAGCTCCTAG ATGATCTGCAGCCAGCCCTGAGGACCACCCTGCAGCTCCTGAGCGAGCTGGGCATCTGCTCCCAGGACTCCACTGCACAGGTGCCGGAGGATGCCAGTGCACAAGTGCTGTGCCTGCTGGAGGAGCTCAGGGACTTGACCACCAAGAAGGACCTGGAACTCCACAG GATCATGTGCCAGGTGCTAGAACTTTCCTCCCAGGCCAGTAAAGAAGCAGCATTGGTAAACCAGGAAGTCTGGGAAGAGGCCCAGGGCACCCCTACCTGCAGCCAGTGGTACTTCAGTCCAGATGCCCTCAGGGACCACAGCCCCTGCCCTGGACAGGACTAA
- the Haus8 gene encoding HAUS augmin-like complex subunit 8 isoform X3: MNHNIAPTALLLTSPGVTGSLAPTVAVVSISAAGKPPEGRKTSALPRSKEDSRVMGRGNLQSTMLEGHGTAPLDLDLSAINDKSMFREPPQLDRTASEKSESTSFTTPQRKRTLHKKRRDLQQTMDMMESQTLLLTLLSVKVEENLALLEEKAEKDLAAMCREKERLQGRVLELRRQLLLRQKHQELAASLDAQMEVLGPFQALAEHFKEQYKTLATALDTTRHELPMQAIHMQGSGQELLDDLQPALRTTLQLLSELGICSQDSTAQVPEDASAQVLCLLEELRDLTTKKDLELHRIMCQVLELSSQASKEAALVNQEVWEEAQGTPTCSQWYFSPDALRDHSPCPGQD, encoded by the exons ATGAACCACAACATCGCCCCCACTGCGCTCCTTCTTACTTCACCTGGGGTAACTGGCAGCCTGGCACCGACTGTTGCTGTT GTTTCTATATCAGCTGCTGGGAAGCCACCTGAGGGAAGGAAGACCAGCGCGTTGCCAAGGAGCAAAG AAGACAGCCGGGtgatgggaagaggaaacctgCAGTCCACCATGCTGGAAGGGCATGGCACAGCTCCACTCGATCTAGACCTTTCAGCCATCAATG ACAAAAGCATGTTCAGAGAGCCTCCCCAGCTAGACAGGACAGCATCAGAGAAATCCGAGTCGACATCCTTCACCACCCCTCAGAGAAAGAGAACCCTTCACAAGAAGAGACGG GATCTGCAGCAGACCATGGACATGATGGAGTCACAGACACTGCTGCTGACCCTGCTGTCTGTGAAG GTAGAAGAGAACCTGGCTCTGCTGGAGGAGAAGGCTGAGAAGGACTTGGCAGCCATGTGCCGAGAGAAGGAGAGGCTACAGGGGCGGGTGCTGGAGCTGCGGCGCCAGCTGCTGCTCCGGCAGAAGCACCaggagctggctgccagcctggaTGCCCAG ATGGAAGTGCTGGGCCCTTTCCAAGCCCTAGCAGAGCACTTCAAGGAGCAATACAAGACATTGGCCACAGCCTTGGACACCACTCGACATGAGCTGCCCATGCAGGCCATCCACATGCAGGGAAGTGGACAGGAGCTCCTAG ATGATCTGCAGCCAGCCCTGAGGACCACCCTGCAGCTCCTGAGCGAGCTGGGCATCTGCTCCCAGGACTCCACTGCACAGGTGCCGGAGGATGCCAGTGCACAAGTGCTGTGCCTGCTGGAGGAGCTCAGGGACTTGACCACCAAGAAGGACCTGGAACTCCACAG GATCATGTGCCAGGTGCTAGAACTTTCCTCCCAGGCCAGTAAAGAAGCAGCATTGGTAAACCAGGAAGTCTGGGAAGAGGCCCAGGGCACCCCTACCTGCAGCCAGTGGTACTTCAGTCCAGATGCCCTCAGGGACCACAGCCCCTGCCCTGGACAGGACTAA
- the Haus8 gene encoding HAUS augmin-like complex subunit 8 isoform X4 — MGRGNLQSTMLEGHGTAPLDLDLSAINDKSMFREPPQLDRTASEKSESTSFTTPQRKRTLHKKRRDLQQTMDMMESQTLLLTLLSVKVEENLALLEEKAEKDLAAMCREKERLQGRVLELRRQLLLRQKHQELAASLDAQMEVLGPFQALAEHFKEQYKTLATALDTTRHELPMQAIHMQGSGQELLDDLQPALRTTLQLLSELGICSQDSTAQVPEDASAQVLCLLEELRDLTTKKDLELHRIMCQVLELSSQASKEAALVNQEVWEEAQGTPTCSQWYFSPDALRDHSPCPGQD, encoded by the exons atgggaagaggaaacctgCAGTCCACCATGCTGGAAGGGCATGGCACAGCTCCACTCGATCTAGACCTTTCAGCCATCAATG ACAAAAGCATGTTCAGAGAGCCTCCCCAGCTAGACAGGACAGCATCAGAGAAATCCGAGTCGACATCCTTCACCACCCCTCAGAGAAAGAGAACCCTTCACAAGAAGAGACGG GATCTGCAGCAGACCATGGACATGATGGAGTCACAGACACTGCTGCTGACCCTGCTGTCTGTGAAG GTAGAAGAGAACCTGGCTCTGCTGGAGGAGAAGGCTGAGAAGGACTTGGCAGCCATGTGCCGAGAGAAGGAGAGGCTACAGGGGCGGGTGCTGGAGCTGCGGCGCCAGCTGCTGCTCCGGCAGAAGCACCaggagctggctgccagcctggaTGCCCAG ATGGAAGTGCTGGGCCCTTTCCAAGCCCTAGCAGAGCACTTCAAGGAGCAATACAAGACATTGGCCACAGCCTTGGACACCACTCGACATGAGCTGCCCATGCAGGCCATCCACATGCAGGGAAGTGGACAGGAGCTCCTAG ATGATCTGCAGCCAGCCCTGAGGACCACCCTGCAGCTCCTGAGCGAGCTGGGCATCTGCTCCCAGGACTCCACTGCACAGGTGCCGGAGGATGCCAGTGCACAAGTGCTGTGCCTGCTGGAGGAGCTCAGGGACTTGACCACCAAGAAGGACCTGGAACTCCACAG GATCATGTGCCAGGTGCTAGAACTTTCCTCCCAGGCCAGTAAAGAAGCAGCATTGGTAAACCAGGAAGTCTGGGAAGAGGCCCAGGGCACCCCTACCTGCAGCCAGTGGTACTTCAGTCCAGATGCCCTCAGGGACCACAGCCCCTGCCCTGGACAGGACTAA
- the Haus8 gene encoding HAUS augmin-like complex subunit 8 isoform X1 — protein sequence MAESTEGSAGKSAVTGAQKTKGRRVQGGRVIESRYLDYEKKTKKVSISAAGKPPEGRKTSALPRSKEDSRVMGRGNLQSTMLEGHGTAPLDLDLSAINDKSMFREPPQLDRTASEKSESTSFTTPQRKRTLHKKRRDLQQTMDMMESQTLLLTLLSVKVEENLALLEEKAEKDLAAMCREKERLQGRVLELRRQLLLRQKHQELAASLDAQMEVLGPFQALAEHFKEQYKTLATALDTTRHELPMQAIHMQGSGQELLDDLQPALRTTLQLLSELGICSQDSTAQVPEDASAQVLCLLEELRDLTTKKDLELHRIMCQVLELSSQASKEAALVNQEVWEEAQGTPTCSQWYFSPDALRDHSPCPGQD from the exons ATGGCGGAGTCCACGGAGGGGAGCGCGGG GAAGTCCGCAGTCACTGGTGCCCAGAAGACAAAGGGAAGGAGAGTACAAG GAGGAAGAGTGATTGAGTCCAGATACCTGGATTATGAGAAGAAAACGAAGAAG GTTTCTATATCAGCTGCTGGGAAGCCACCTGAGGGAAGGAAGACCAGCGCGTTGCCAAGGAGCAAAG AAGACAGCCGGGtgatgggaagaggaaacctgCAGTCCACCATGCTGGAAGGGCATGGCACAGCTCCACTCGATCTAGACCTTTCAGCCATCAATG ACAAAAGCATGTTCAGAGAGCCTCCCCAGCTAGACAGGACAGCATCAGAGAAATCCGAGTCGACATCCTTCACCACCCCTCAGAGAAAGAGAACCCTTCACAAGAAGAGACGG GATCTGCAGCAGACCATGGACATGATGGAGTCACAGACACTGCTGCTGACCCTGCTGTCTGTGAAG GTAGAAGAGAACCTGGCTCTGCTGGAGGAGAAGGCTGAGAAGGACTTGGCAGCCATGTGCCGAGAGAAGGAGAGGCTACAGGGGCGGGTGCTGGAGCTGCGGCGCCAGCTGCTGCTCCGGCAGAAGCACCaggagctggctgccagcctggaTGCCCAG ATGGAAGTGCTGGGCCCTTTCCAAGCCCTAGCAGAGCACTTCAAGGAGCAATACAAGACATTGGCCACAGCCTTGGACACCACTCGACATGAGCTGCCCATGCAGGCCATCCACATGCAGGGAAGTGGACAGGAGCTCCTAG ATGATCTGCAGCCAGCCCTGAGGACCACCCTGCAGCTCCTGAGCGAGCTGGGCATCTGCTCCCAGGACTCCACTGCACAGGTGCCGGAGGATGCCAGTGCACAAGTGCTGTGCCTGCTGGAGGAGCTCAGGGACTTGACCACCAAGAAGGACCTGGAACTCCACAG GATCATGTGCCAGGTGCTAGAACTTTCCTCCCAGGCCAGTAAAGAAGCAGCATTGGTAAACCAGGAAGTCTGGGAAGAGGCCCAGGGCACCCCTACCTGCAGCCAGTGGTACTTCAGTCCAGATGCCCTCAGGGACCACAGCCCCTGCCCTGGACAGGACTAA